In the genome of Methanopyrus kandleri AV19, one region contains:
- a CDS encoding shikimate dehydrogenase, which translates to MSVSVSVDAETNVVGLIGHPVEHSLSPAMHNAAFKELGLNYVYLAFDVPPERLEGAVRGAADLGIVGLNVTIPHKEAVMELCDELDRDAELIGAVNTVRFSRGKIEGFNTDGEGFLRALREETYFDPRGTKSVILGAGGAARAVSFKLATEGADEIVIANRTVDRAERLAEELKEKVGVKARAIGLDGDEIERELRDADLLVDATPVGMYPNEDEPPLVTADQMHEDLIVNDLVYNPPRTRLLEEAEKAGATPVSGVGMLVYQGALAFELWTGEEAPVEVMREAVLEHLR; encoded by the coding sequence GTGAGCGTGTCCGTATCGGTCGACGCTGAAACCAACGTCGTGGGACTCATCGGACATCCCGTCGAGCACTCCCTGTCTCCGGCCATGCACAACGCCGCGTTCAAGGAGCTCGGACTGAACTACGTGTACCTGGCCTTCGACGTGCCACCGGAGAGGCTCGAGGGCGCCGTCCGAGGTGCCGCCGATCTGGGGATCGTCGGCCTTAACGTGACGATACCTCACAAAGAAGCGGTCATGGAGCTGTGCGATGAGCTAGATCGCGACGCCGAACTGATCGGGGCCGTGAACACCGTCAGGTTCTCACGGGGTAAAATCGAGGGATTCAACACCGACGGCGAGGGGTTCCTGCGGGCGCTGCGGGAAGAGACCTACTTCGATCCTCGAGGTACCAAGTCCGTGATCCTCGGTGCAGGAGGCGCGGCCCGCGCCGTCTCCTTCAAGCTCGCCACGGAAGGGGCCGACGAGATCGTCATCGCCAACCGTACGGTAGACCGGGCAGAGAGGCTCGCGGAGGAGCTGAAGGAGAAAGTGGGGGTAAAGGCACGCGCCATAGGGCTGGACGGGGACGAAATCGAGAGGGAGCTTCGGGACGCCGACCTGCTGGTTGACGCCACGCCGGTCGGTATGTACCCGAACGAGGACGAACCACCCCTCGTTACCGCTGACCAAATGCACGAGGACTTGATCGTGAACGACCTCGTGTACAACCCACCGAGGACGCGGCTGCTCGAGGAGGCCGAGAAGGCGGGAGCCACCCCGGTGAGCGGTGTTGGCATGTTAGTGTACCAGGGGGCACTGGCGTTCGAGCTGTGGACGGGGGAAGAGGCACCGGTGGAGGTCATGAGGGAAGCCGTCCTGGAACACCTCCGATGA
- a CDS encoding metallophosphoesterase family protein, translating to MMLDVTRLPGDRLLISSDIHVGDEYQGHDRETWEAALDLARDFDAFLIDGDLADPRASDPELRELLRDLRELSSEVPTYFVPGNHDTVDLVKSLRDAGVHVLSRRYDNRRGRGCPPGHSGPSLGGPHLLRFGDAWMLVLHGHEPCSELGLNPQKPVNPVARESPMPKRDQILDNYTCREYEMPDRLEEIARSTHADVVITGHTHCRYLGSLEGKLVVNVGTTSCPAICATCRDPLNVGNVCILKASGGTLRAKLFNLRKARVIGRERVRIGRR from the coding sequence ATGATGCTCGATGTGACGCGCTTACCCGGTGATCGACTGCTGATATCCTCCGATATACACGTCGGTGACGAGTACCAGGGACACGATCGGGAAACCTGGGAAGCGGCACTCGATCTGGCGCGGGATTTCGACGCGTTTCTCATCGATGGCGACCTCGCAGATCCTAGGGCCTCAGATCCCGAGTTGAGGGAGCTTTTGCGGGACCTACGGGAGCTATCCTCCGAAGTTCCGACTTACTTCGTTCCCGGGAACCACGACACCGTAGATCTTGTGAAATCGCTGCGTGACGCCGGGGTGCACGTACTATCGCGCCGCTACGATAACCGTCGCGGACGCGGGTGCCCGCCGGGACACTCGGGGCCGTCACTGGGCGGGCCTCACTTACTCCGCTTCGGGGACGCTTGGATGCTCGTCTTGCACGGTCACGAACCTTGCTCGGAACTGGGCCTGAACCCGCAGAAGCCGGTCAATCCCGTGGCCCGGGAATCTCCGATGCCAAAACGCGATCAGATCCTAGACAACTACACGTGTCGGGAGTACGAGATGCCCGACCGACTGGAGGAAATAGCCCGCTCGACACATGCCGACGTCGTGATCACAGGCCACACGCACTGTCGGTATCTCGGGAGTCTGGAGGGGAAGTTGGTAGTGAACGTAGGTACCACCTCATGTCCCGCGATCTGCGCCACGTGTCGTGATCCGCTCAACGTCGGCAACGTCTGCATACTGAAAGCCTCCGGGGGAACCCTCCGGGCGAAGCTGTTCAACCTACGCAAGGCGCGGGTGATCGGCCGTGAGCGTGTCCGTATCGGTCGACGCTGA
- a CDS encoding chorismate--pyruvate lyase family protein, with translation MEVPLLEVLLYTDGSVTRILERFFEEVTIDPLETRKLKVEGREARLLGVPDGDTVYVRRVVIKVDGRPAILATSLARPDNLPGRLRRLVLQSRKPLGKMIEELRLETRREILRVEEARPSPEDEEILDVSVPKIPWREYLVYHRRTPMLLIRERFNPEVLGREG, from the coding sequence ATGGAGGTCCCGCTGCTGGAGGTGCTTCTCTACACGGACGGGTCGGTGACGAGAATCCTCGAGCGGTTCTTCGAGGAAGTAACGATCGATCCCCTCGAAACCCGGAAGCTGAAAGTTGAGGGTCGAGAGGCGAGACTCCTCGGTGTCCCCGACGGAGACACCGTATACGTCCGACGAGTCGTCATCAAGGTCGACGGTCGACCCGCCATCCTAGCCACTTCACTCGCCCGTCCCGACAACCTTCCAGGGCGCTTGCGTAGACTGGTGCTTCAATCGAGAAAACCGCTCGGAAAGATGATCGAAGAGTTGAGGCTGGAGACGCGGCGTGAGATACTCCGCGTTGAGGAGGCGCGACCGTCGCCTGAAGACGAGGAGATATTGGATGTGAGTGTACCGAAGATACCCTGGCGCGAGTATTTGGTCTACCATCGAAGGACGCCGATGCTGCTGATTCGTGAGAGGTTCAACCCCGAGGTCCTCGGTCGGGAGGGTTAG
- a CDS encoding coiled-coil protein, with product MMLSEDKLQKIKELENQLVKTREELDDLEEKRQEIQRKIDQLRSQIHEIRERAEKYRAKRDELNERVRELRERADEHRRRRDELNEEVQQYKAKRDELNERARELAQKAREHVETAKKLRSKVGRPIREIRAEIRRLEREIETNPLSPRREEQIAQRLEELREQLRAWEKANEHSKKADELFSQADELREKASEYHEKVVKTAEEADKYHQKMIECYERADKLREKADGYHRKYVEELAKVKPLEDELRELQSELRDLEQKIMEKRAEERALEVRIKDLEKQAVDEERLKEIKERLERGEKVSWEELQLLQEYGEM from the coding sequence ATGATGCTCTCCGAGGACAAGCTGCAGAAAATCAAGGAGCTCGAAAATCAGCTAGTTAAGACCCGTGAGGAACTCGATGACCTTGAAGAAAAGCGGCAGGAAATCCAGCGTAAAATAGACCAGCTTCGGAGTCAAATCCACGAGATCCGGGAGCGAGCGGAGAAGTACCGGGCTAAGCGTGACGAGTTGAACGAACGCGTCCGAGAGCTCAGAGAGCGCGCCGACGAGCATCGTCGACGTAGGGACGAGCTGAACGAGGAGGTCCAGCAGTATAAGGCTAAGCGTGACGAGTTGAACGAGCGTGCCAGGGAGTTGGCTCAGAAGGCCCGGGAGCACGTCGAGACCGCCAAGAAACTGCGCTCCAAAGTGGGACGTCCGATCCGGGAGATCCGAGCCGAGATACGTAGGCTCGAAAGGGAGATCGAGACCAACCCGCTCAGTCCGAGAAGAGAGGAGCAGATCGCCCAGCGTCTCGAAGAGCTCCGCGAGCAGCTGAGGGCGTGGGAGAAGGCTAACGAGCACTCCAAGAAGGCCGACGAGTTGTTCTCCCAGGCGGACGAGCTCCGCGAAAAGGCCTCCGAATACCACGAAAAGGTCGTGAAGACTGCCGAAGAGGCCGACAAGTACCATCAGAAGATGATCGAATGTTACGAGCGCGCCGATAAGCTGCGGGAGAAGGCGGATGGTTACCACCGCAAGTACGTCGAGGAGTTGGCCAAAGTGAAACCGTTGGAAGACGAGCTCCGTGAACTTCAGTCGGAGCTCCGTGATTTAGAGCAGAAAATCATGGAGAAACGCGCGGAAGAGCGCGCGCTCGAGGTTCGAATCAAGGACCTGGAGAAACAGGCGGTGGACGAAGAGCGACTGAAGGAGATCAAGGAGCGGCTCGAGCGTGGGGAGAAGGTCAGCTGGGAGGAACTCCAGCTACTGCAGGAGTACGGCGAAATGTGA
- the serB gene encoding phosphoserine phosphatase SerB — MAQARRLVVLDFDGTLVDGETIDLIAEAAGVDDEVEEITRRAMRGELEFGEALRERVRLLAGTPASVLDEVVTELRLNPGVREFVAAVRSVGAAVAVISGGFTEVVSHFCRELGLDAYVANELEVRNGFLTGRVYGPVMSSSAKGRVLMELCRRFGTRPEDTVAVGDGANDASMLKRVGLPLGFRPKKPLYEIIEMAFDDFRRAVPVVLRFWGVPVE, encoded by the coding sequence ATGGCCCAGGCTCGCCGACTGGTAGTGTTAGACTTCGATGGAACGCTGGTCGATGGGGAGACCATCGATCTAATCGCGGAGGCGGCCGGAGTCGACGATGAAGTCGAAGAGATCACGAGACGGGCGATGCGCGGTGAGCTCGAGTTCGGAGAGGCCCTCCGGGAACGGGTCCGGTTACTGGCCGGTACACCCGCCTCCGTTCTCGACGAGGTCGTGACCGAGCTGCGCCTGAACCCCGGCGTCCGGGAATTCGTAGCGGCCGTACGATCCGTGGGAGCCGCCGTAGCGGTGATCAGCGGAGGGTTCACCGAAGTGGTCTCCCATTTCTGTAGAGAACTAGGGTTGGACGCGTACGTGGCCAACGAACTCGAGGTACGGAACGGTTTCCTCACGGGCAGAGTTTACGGCCCCGTCATGAGCTCTTCCGCGAAGGGAAGGGTTCTGATGGAGCTATGCCGCCGGTTCGGCACCCGTCCTGAGGACACCGTGGCGGTCGGAGACGGCGCGAACGACGCATCAATGTTAAAGCGTGTCGGTCTGCCTTTAGGGTTCCGCCCTAAAAAGCCGCTGTACGAGATCATCGAGATGGCGTTCGACGACTTTCGTCGTGCCGTTCCCGTCGTACTGCGCTTCTGGGGTGTTCCCGTCGAATGA
- the glyA gene encoding serine hydroxymethyltransferase has translation MFGLEDVHSVVRAVEKHHEWLKKCLPMIASENVTSPAVREMLVTDFGHRYAEGKPGERLYEGCEYIDEVELACVRLAKELFGAEHANVQPTSGVVANLAALFALTEPGDTILGLRISHGGHISHHDISAPGVRGLNVEYLPFDEEDMAIDVDGMVRKIEEVEPSVVMLGASLFLFPHPVEEAVEAVEAVGGYVVYDAAHVLGLIAGGQFQDPIREGAHVVTGSTHKTFPGPQGGIVLCQRDLADDIDEAVFPGLVSNHHLHHVAALAVALAEFKEYGERYARDTVRNAKALAEALYAEGLRVLCEHRGFTESHQIAVDVREQGGGAVIAEKLESANILCNKNLLPWDDESKSHDPSGIRLGTQELTRLGMGLSEMEYIAELIADVVLGRREPSEVRKDVEELRREFQEVKYGFGSGVGAHEWPRLADW, from the coding sequence GTGTTCGGGTTGGAGGACGTACATTCCGTCGTGCGGGCGGTGGAGAAGCATCACGAGTGGCTGAAGAAGTGCCTCCCCATGATCGCCAGCGAGAACGTGACCAGCCCCGCGGTGCGCGAGATGCTCGTGACGGATTTCGGGCACCGGTACGCCGAAGGGAAACCCGGTGAGCGGCTTTACGAGGGTTGTGAGTACATCGACGAAGTCGAGCTGGCCTGTGTACGACTGGCCAAAGAGCTCTTCGGTGCCGAGCACGCGAACGTCCAGCCCACATCCGGCGTGGTGGCCAACCTAGCCGCTCTCTTCGCGTTGACCGAGCCCGGTGACACGATCTTGGGGCTTCGGATCTCCCACGGGGGTCACATCAGCCACCACGATATCAGCGCTCCGGGTGTTAGAGGGCTCAACGTCGAGTACCTACCGTTCGACGAGGAGGATATGGCCATCGACGTCGACGGTATGGTCCGCAAGATCGAGGAAGTCGAGCCGTCGGTGGTCATGCTCGGGGCTAGCCTGTTCCTGTTTCCACATCCGGTGGAGGAGGCCGTAGAAGCCGTGGAGGCCGTCGGAGGTTACGTGGTGTACGACGCCGCCCACGTGCTCGGACTGATCGCCGGCGGTCAGTTCCAGGACCCTATCCGAGAAGGCGCTCACGTGGTCACCGGAAGCACTCACAAGACGTTTCCGGGTCCTCAGGGCGGAATCGTGCTCTGTCAACGGGATCTAGCCGACGACATCGACGAGGCAGTGTTTCCGGGGCTCGTGAGCAACCACCACCTGCACCACGTGGCGGCGCTGGCCGTAGCGCTCGCGGAGTTCAAGGAGTACGGGGAGCGATACGCGCGTGACACGGTTCGGAACGCTAAGGCTCTGGCCGAGGCTCTGTACGCCGAGGGGCTCCGGGTACTCTGTGAGCACCGGGGCTTCACGGAGTCCCATCAAATCGCCGTGGACGTGCGGGAGCAAGGAGGGGGAGCGGTCATCGCCGAAAAACTGGAGAGTGCCAACATCCTGTGCAACAAGAACCTGCTACCCTGGGACGACGAGTCGAAATCCCACGATCCGAGCGGTATCCGGCTGGGCACCCAGGAGCTCACCCGGTTGGGCATGGGTCTTTCTGAGATGGAGTACATCGCCGAGCTGATCGCGGACGTCGTGCTCGGTCGCAGGGAGCCGTCCGAGGTCCGGAAGGACGTCGAGGAACTCCGGCGTGAGTTCCAGGAGGTCAAGTACGGGTTCGGGTCGGGAGTGGGTGCCCACGAATGGCCCAGGCTCGCCGACTGGTAG
- a CDS encoding ferredoxin domain-containing protein produces MRPESEGVRQAARLMAVAARTAPKTRGIDDIVIEIVEDEDTLEKIAERMEEIAEEKGADFFKRDAECLRRSECLVLIGVKSSGPCGLNCGMCGASCDDIEERSADVEFAGPICGFKLIDLGIALGSAAKVANDLVVDNRLMYTIGVAARSLGVVDADVVIGIPLSATGKNIYFDREG; encoded by the coding sequence GTGAGGCCCGAGTCCGAGGGCGTCCGCCAAGCTGCGCGCCTGATGGCGGTAGCCGCCCGCACAGCTCCGAAAACGAGGGGTATCGACGACATCGTCATCGAGATCGTGGAGGACGAGGACACGCTGGAGAAGATCGCCGAGCGGATGGAAGAAATTGCCGAGGAAAAGGGAGCCGACTTCTTCAAGCGCGACGCGGAGTGCCTCAGAAGATCGGAGTGCCTGGTGTTAATCGGTGTCAAGTCCAGCGGACCTTGCGGCCTCAACTGCGGCATGTGCGGAGCCTCCTGTGACGATATCGAGGAGCGCAGCGCGGACGTCGAGTTCGCGGGACCGATCTGCGGGTTCAAGCTGATCGATCTAGGAATCGCCTTGGGATCGGCGGCGAAGGTCGCCAACGATCTAGTGGTCGACAACCGACTGATGTACACCATCGGCGTCGCAGCACGCTCCTTGGGTGTAGTCGACGCGGACGTCGTGATCGGAATCCCGCTATCCGCAACCGGGAAGAATATATACTTCGACAGAGAGGGCTAG
- a CDS encoding Zn-ribbon containing protein yields the protein MARNPRRKGRDGWKQSKSRGKPSFVTCECCGGKVPRHKAIPWTQGFRITDPVVRQAVDDRYVHTFSRKVYYCPKCARFLGIRKPKRR from the coding sequence ATGGCGCGCAATCCCAGACGTAAGGGTCGCGATGGATGGAAACAGTCGAAATCGCGTGGTAAGCCCTCGTTCGTGACCTGTGAGTGCTGCGGAGGAAAAGTACCACGACACAAGGCCATCCCCTGGACGCAAGGGTTCAGGATCACCGACCCGGTGGTCCGTCAGGCGGTGGACGACCGATACGTTCACACTTTCAGTCGCAAGGTGTACTACTGCCCCAAGTGCGCCAGGTTCTTGGGGATTAGAAAGCCCAAACGCCGCTGA